A single window of Neospora caninum Liverpool complete genome, chromosome XII DNA harbors:
- a CDS encoding putative cation-transporting ATPase, giving the protein MVLALDGAASTGLSADAASAGKREGEGKSGRLEGGINRDREGGAEGEGGQRPEREADRESLILVAYDMFPELQELQLQESEVKVTRVPFSRALVNAVSSTGARKRKKPAEATTRAGLDGCPAATRSNAPETETPDHRGDARPCSHARPRDSEAEEEKPTLEERKESPCALHSGSLIPRPAHRCDEDDSGEDAGRDVETPHAWVWMFEYRFIRYILEAPVGDGNRYAGPLPTSSTFKPLVYNVCFPPDKLRRQFLRSPPSLDLVRLRRDLFGSSLIRVQVPSLAAFILKDVVHPFYIFQLLAVGLWFVDDYVQHNLLRLRDLAAQRCSVAAYRTTWVKEKFSFGDGGAHAERDRQREGEEKTGRPTLPEKGKSASTKEVDEEGENAQGMEESEGGIWTAAENTVRSARADEIRHTRRVSREEIDSADLVVGDIFEVTIGMVLPCDAIVLRGTIVVTESCLTGESFPIIKTPLPEARAHGEGDEETGLNLEQAAKHQLFAGTTVLSVRAPSVSSSVESPTAAPRALAAVCRVGYATAQGRTFRRLLFPSAVRIDFEKDALRFVAILAVLAAVGGAFTLVISLLHRLPTTEIFFRVFDLFTAAVPPALPASMSVGLSVAVTRLYSLYRVYCTAPARLSLGGYVRCLCFDKTGTLTEEGVGMAAFLPACHCASRSSLSQEKTRPAESPQTEARLASPASPRSLHARSAARERRSPFFLPLISPRGLWTRGARERTRDAAFASPACACLKYSTQCMSACHSLLRVGGEVAGDPLELQMLTHTKWLLLDSQGSEHPEGESKRERSRETKEESEERKEREGKEEREERDTREGRESAEETRGGSKAGWRGEGSQVSGTELATASAVSVPYSRGEGQERETDLRLYGDDGTERGEETGNENPPGFPRRDSVVVGVPDEEHAAFQQLQRGLPGGGEIPGLTFMLPPDPLAENKRSLRGALAIVRRFDFDASLQRMSVIAVDTDTRAYFVYCKGSTEVIRTLCDRRTLPADLEEKLQRFSASGYRVIALAGRRLRPPSPPSSPPSSPPSPPSSPLSSSLAWFARHVSREAAERNLTFLGLALFTNKLKDETRDVISTLRRAQCTVRIATGDHALTSIAVARQCGLLGASAPPTERREKRQGRPRRRAVGSSDVGEETDTGAQTGQRGEAKGGMRGGVAALFCGSPRDSVTGEGLDSDAKRRWGGDAHRIPAQTGPRDDRGDTVPDLSREKKRCTPAGSPGRASPRSLWNWLRGLQRRSGRDVFPEELETRLLESARAEEETVASSFWHEEEGDAETEPQEEGRNAASACRREESEEGREDTVHLAAKEDSIRVVVCPAEEPEGGETERGETEESGRHGGGFSFRSSQELKSRRFSHAASRDRDEAYADEEETEDEKRRWRPDEAEEADEEEEEKGAPVIIVGDVYRTDDDENHVGGPEYLVWTLFPDAHVTRESLETLPTSRAEGDDASSSSRCSPSRSFSSSRGRGSVASPSSLPAAAPQSSCDLRELLATLPDIRSASLVVTGRAFRHLKRLQTLTHFPYVEECDQMIERVRRHQQEIQMAHQGQREDAEEDGEGGEETGRGREEGRSAGEMENLGFLSACRRRRNDERGRRRAAVKREDSGEGRGAYRPPELHCASLYGHGARDREGEDERRTPRTKRERDGEARDEETVAIDLHHACEREARGPCSLSPPLSAAPPSFPRHSVSRPTGAHLAWECDAEKECVRFSPGAPSPALPSSPSPSSPTLASSIYASVGVADKQARRLLSLLPGPMRPVRGGRLPGRKRGKEEEGEHADVETGAEESLWEEDEDLYFSFSETTRDAPREPAAIRENSEPSCASARLGASAVPRARIFRGPSGPQLASSPLLAAADSVFPRLSLPPAPTPVVSPLLAPSAGPGASRRGEKAGAAARGRGLGSEAGLFSSPLAFPRASRRGKGLLSGRGLDGGRRRRQSAAPFSGIDVFLETSEGFPSCAADAEGQRPAGWGSARRERERHRRGRPVHFFASSSESEIADGDEGREPHAPCQRGDQRREDLRDSKFFSFLKWPFFRRKGDSARRTEGDLAARSDRGLPSLSGPRRGSSGRVARRGDGRDQETLSVGRRRAARRDMRGDLAGDAAGRAPSAVAAFESGAERESDGREERRKEQRRRDEQQLRTVVEALMFPGVAESLMRQQQERGDTCRPLRTRSRGLVSVSRGPRRCSCGGDGEGEKERQKQRKASRRGRTQSATKDRRARIRSVSLRRRPETRDRNKEGSCPPTETGRREQNAERETTAGGRRKVEGETSGEEKASSCSFFSSTPAPSPLPPAGTASPLQFASPRAFDASSLSLRALGAKPTKERAGRTEEGKQAERTQQREDRREDGEERENNVEEREEEREDNLEEREDNLEERAESLMASRRMSSSSLPVDYLPGSEALVCFVQQELQKHQAYHHVFSPGEYFPIKERSDLPPLSRVDCFPSVFQLAEQERGEQASSLAPRLPSDEESGFGDTFFDLLASQLPKAEEEEAAVVATASALLNLPATFDSGQPQSPRRTLESPPCSVSAASLEATETERQRRGASADRSRLKARTERETPGDEGRPGTESRGASEERSRRGDFALRGDACGRCGDSRGYAGPMRSGERVKTSAIDASEEAAVGRSAPDAPAGDKAEKTARSELATEKRGRVPGGALRPAKKLEKNELSTEVSWELREVEEAAQQLEGRERRAGALETGGAASDGRASGSRREAKRDAATVSGDTTEDDQPKGTGSRGDGEMSRTPRDAHTHASLSASRPPVNVWEGLTLQLRVFQSPQPRPSFYNRWRLGRTSVEAAPPCGARAPSSGRFAFRCAPPPPGPLSAAVSLLSPSRASVPRSLAPDEEAGASSREATGHAFFFHMSLYEYVVRQTVVLCRASPQDKGEFVSALQELPSEPVVAMCGDGTNDAVAIKQADVGLSIVSPLILEDAPVSSHAPSWSSSEAATGLERRRRVRAETPDPFFSGAASPEGGDAVASRPSGASLASSFSAVSLWAAVQLLREGRCMIMNSFSTFKFIACYSVLQLTSVLLLYAQAGNLTDSQYMWIDLITILPLSVAVARTNAADVLSHLTPPRSLVSAPVLVSLLGQILLHVFFQIFALMHLRRQPFYVPFVPPKTVDGGNSLSGMENTVVFLISSMQYVFCCASFTSSGFPWRKAIWTNRLCFFGMGMLLLLPILLLLFTPADFPPPSSQCFALLASWLNLRVASIPRFYRLQLLQLASCNGALSLLFETIVVQKLLERHVEESTLKSSRISSAHIPADQRRYTVTVVYP; this is encoded by the exons ATGGTACTCGCCCTAGACGGCGCAGCATCGACAGGGCTGTCTGCCGACGCGGCGAGCgctggaaaacgcgagggagaaggaaagagtgGAAGGCTCGAGGGAGGGATAaacagggacagagagggaggcgcagaaggcgagggaggccaAAGGCCCGAACGAGAGGCTGACAGAGAGAGCCTCATTCTCGTGGCGTACGATATGTTTCCCGAACTCCAAGAGCTTCAACTGCAGGAGAG CGAAGTGAAGGTAACGcgcgttcctttctcgcgcgctctcgtcaacgccgtctcctctacaggagcgaggaagcgaaagaagccCGCAGAGGCAACTACCCGCGCAGGCCTCGACGGGTGCCCGGCAGCGACGCGGTCGAACGCGCCAGAAACCGAGACGCCGGACCAccgtggagacgcgaggccGTGTTCAcacgcgaggccgagagacagcgaagcggaggaagagaagccgactctcgaggagaggaaggaatcGCCCTGTGCTCTCCACAGCGGCTCTCTTATACCCAGGCCTGCTCATCGAtgcgacgaggacgacagTGGCGAGGACGCCGGACGCGATGTGGAGACTCCCCACGCGTGGGTCTGGATGTTTGAGTACAGATTCATTCGCTATATCCTCGAGGCCCCGGTCGGCGATGGAAATCGCTACGCAGG TCCGCTTCCGACTTCCTCGACCTTCAAACCCCTCGTTTACAATGTCTGCTTCCCGCCGGACaagctgcggagacagttTCTCCGCTCCCCGCCGAGCCTTGACCTCGTGCGCCTGAGACGGGACCTGTTTGGGAGCAGTTTGATTCGCGTCCAagtcccgtctctcgccgccttcatTCTCAAAGACGTCGTGCACCCCTTCTACATCTTCCAGCTCTTGGCCGTCGGTCTCTGGTTCGTTGACGACTATGTCCA GCACAACTTGCTTCGCCTTCGAGATCTCGCTGCCCAGCGTTGCTCCGTCGCAGCCTACCGAACGACTTGGGTGAAAGAGAAGTTCTCTTTCGGAGATggaggcgcgcatgcagaacgcgacagacagagagagggcgaggagaagaccGGCCGGCCTACGCTCCCAGAGAAGGGGAAATCGGCGTCCACGAAGGAagtggacgaggaaggagagaacgcacaGGGAATGGAGGAGAGTGAGGGAGGCATTTGGACCGCAGCGGAGAACACTGTTCGTAGCGCGCGTGCTGACGAGATAAGACACACGAGAAGGGTGTCGAGAGAGGAGATCGACTCTGCTGACCTCGTTGTGGGGGACATCTTCGAAGTCACGATTGGCATGGTTCTCCCCTGCGACGCCATCGTTTTACGAGGGACG ATCGTGGTGACTGAGAGCTGTTTGACTGGCGAGAGCTTTCCCATCATCAAAACTCCGCTGCCCGAGGCCCGCGCCcacggagagggagacgaagagacgggacTCAACCTCGAGCAG GCTGCCAAACATCAACTGTTTGCCGGCACTACAGTCCTCTCGGTCAGGGCGCCGtcggtctcctcttctgttgAGTCGCCCACGGCTGCTCCGAGGGCTCTGGCGGCAGTTTGCCGCGTGGGCTATGCGACGGCTCAGGGACGAACTTTCCGAAGACTCCTATTTCCCTCAGCCGTCCGAATCGACTTCGAGAAAG ATGCTCTCAGGTTCGTGGCCATTTTGGCTGTCTTGGCGGCCGTTGGGGGCGCCTTCACGCTGGTCATCTCGCTGCTCCACCGTCTCCCAACAACGGAAAtttttttccgcgttttcgaTCTTTTCACCGCCGCCGTTCCGCCTGCTCTCCCAGCCTCGATGAGCGtcggtctctccgtcgctgtgACCAG GCTGTACTCGCTCTACCGAGTCTACTGCacggcgccggcgcgtctCAGCCTGGGCGGGTACGTgcgttgtctctgcttcgacAAGACGGGGACGCTGACCGAAGAGGGCGTCGGGATGGCAGCCTTCTTGCCGGCCTGCCATTGCGCTTCGCGTAGCTCGCTGTCTCAGGAGAAGACCCGTCCGGCGGAGTCCCCGCAAAccgaggcgcgcctcgcgtccccggcctcgccgcgctcgctgcatgcacgctctgctgcgcgagaaagaaggtctccctttttcctcccCCTCATCTCGCCGCGTGGCCTGTGGACCCGAGGcgcccgagagagaacgcgcgacgccgctttcgcctcgcccgcatGCGCGTGCCTGAAATATTCCACGCAGTGCATGAGCGCCTGCCACTCGCTCCTTCGTGTGGGCGGAGAAGTTGCAGGCGATCCTCTCGAGCTCCAGATGCTAACCCACACCAAGTGGCTGCTGCTCGACAGCCAAGGGAGTGAACACCCAGAGGGAGAatcaaaaagagagagatccagagaaacaaaagaagaaagcgaagaacgcaaagagagagaagggaaagaagagagagaagaaagagacacgagagaagggagagaatctgcggaagagacgcgtggAGGGAGCAAGGCAGggtggcgaggagagggaagccAAGTTTCGGGCACAGAGCTTGCGACCgcttcggctgtctccgtgcctTACtcaagaggcgaaggacaggaacgcgagacggaCTTGCGTCTGTACGGAGACGatggaacggagagaggagaggagacgggaaacgagaacCCCCCCGGATTTCCAAGAAGAGACTCCGTTGTCGTCGGTGTCCCCGATGAAGAACATGCAGCCTTtcagcagctgcagagaggGCTGccgggaggcggcgagatTCCGGGTTTGACGTTCATGCTGCCGCCGGACCCGCTGGCTGAGAACAAGCGCTCTTTG AGAGGCGCTCTGGCGATTGTGAGGCGATTCGACTTTGacgcttctctgcagcgcaTGAGTGTGATTGCTGTAGACACCGACACTCGCGCTTACTTT GTTTATTGCAAAGGCAGCACGGAGGTGATTCGCACGCTGTGCGACCGTCGAACCCTACCTGCGGATTTGGAGGAAAAGCTCCAACGCTTCTCAGCGTCGGGCTATCG AGTCATTGCTCTTGCTggtcggcgcctccgcccgccgtctccaccttcttctccaccttcttctccaccgTCTCCaccgtcgtctcctctctcttcttccctcgcgtgGTTCGCTCGGCATGTGTcgcgcgaagcagcggagaggaacCTGActttcctcggcctcgcgctgTTCACCAACAAGTTGAAAGACGAGACGCGGGATGTCATTTCGACGCTGCGGCGGGCGCAGTGCACGGTTAGAATTGCGACGGGAGACCACGCCCTCACCTCCatcgccgtcgctcgccaGTGCGGCCTTCTGGGCGCATCTGCGCCTccgacggagaggcgggagaagagacaagggcGACCGAGGCGGAGAGCTGTGGGCTCGAGCGAcgtcggcgaggagacagacactGGTGCCCAGACTGgccagagaggggaggcgaaAGGGGGGATGCgcggaggcgtcgccgcgctcttctgTGGCAGTCCGAGAGACAGCGTGACAGGCGAAGGCCTCGACAGCGATGCGAAGAGAAGgtggggaggagacgcacacaGGATCCCCGCGCAGACAGGTCCTCGCGacgaccgcggagacaccgtgCCCGACCTCtcacgagaaaagaaaagatgcACGCCGGCCGGCTCGCCTggtcgcgcgtcgccgcgcagTCTCTGGAACTGGCTGCGGGGACTCCAGAGGAGATCGGGCAGAGACGTCTTCCCTGAAGAGCTCGAAACTCGCCTGCTGGAGTCGGcgcgagcagaagaagagacagtcgcctcgtctttttggcacgaagaagaaggggacgcagagacagagccccaggaagaagggcgaAACGCGGCGTCAGCTTgtaggagagaagagagcgaagaaggacgagaagacacagTCCATCTCGCCGCAAAGGAAGATTCAATCCGGGTGGTTGTCTGCCCAGCCGAGGAGCCCGAGGGgggcgaaacggagagaggcgaaacggaggagagCGGAAGACACGGAGGCGGGTTCAGCTTCAGGAGCTCGCAAGAGTTGAAGAGTCGACGCTTCTCCCACGCGGCAAGCCGAGACCGAGACGAAGCGTACGCggatgaagaggagacagaagacgaaaaacgccGATGGAGACcagacgaagcggaagaagcggacgaagaagaggaagagaaagg CGCACCGGTTATCATTGTGGGAGACGTGTACAGAACGGACGACGACGAGAATCACGTCGGCGGGCCGGAGTACTTGGTGTGGACTTTGTTTCCCGACGCGCATGTGACCCGGGAGAGTTTGGAGACTCTTCCCACTTCTCGCGCtgagggagacgacgcgtcGAGTTCCTCGCggtgttctccctctcgttctttttcgAGTTCTCGCGGCCGAGGCAGCGtggcttcgccctcttctctccctgcggcAGCGCCTCAGTCCTCGTGCGATCTCCGCGAGCTTCTCGCGACGCTGCCGGACATTCGCTCCGCCTCGCTGGTTGTCACGGGTCGAGCCTTCCGGCACCTCAAGCGCCTGCAGACTCTCACGCACTTTCCGTATGTGGAGGAGTGCGACCAGATGATCGAGCGCGTGCGGAGACACCAGCAGGAGATCCAGATGGCGCACCAGGGAcagcgcgaggacgccgaggaagacggcgagggaggagaagaaacaggccgaggaagagaagaagggcggtCGGCGGGTGAGATGGAGAATCTGGGGTTTTTGTCGGCGTGTCGAAGGCGGCgaaacgacgagagagggaggcgacgcgcagcggtcaaaagagaagacagtgGCGAGGGACGAGGCGCGTACCGCCCACCAGAGCTTCACTGCGCCTCGCTGTACGGGCACGGGGCCCGGgacagggaaggagaggacgagcgcAGAACTCCcagaacaaagagagaaagagatggagaggcgcgcgatgAAGAGACGGTGGCCATCGACCTGCACCACGCTTGTGAACGCGAAGCACGCGGaccttgttctctctctccgccgctgtcTGCCGCGCCTCCGAGCTTCCCCAGGCACAGCGTCTCGCGCCCAACAGGGGCCCATCTGGCGTGGGAGTGCGACGCCGAGAAAGAATGCGTGCGCTTCAGTCCTGGAGCTCCATCTCCTgcgttgccttcttcgccttctccatcttctccaaCTCTTGCTTCTTCTATCTACGCCTCCGTCGGCGTTGCTGACAAACAGGCGAGACGGttgctgtcgcttcttcctggaCCGATGCGGCCAGTGCGGGGCGGAAGATTGCCAGGgcgcaagagaggaaaagaagaagaaggcgagcacGCGGACGTCGAGACGGGAGCGGAGGAGTCGCTGtgggaggaagacgaagaccTCTATTTCTCTTTTAGCGAGACAACACGAGACGCTCCGCGAGAACCCGCCGCCATCCGCGAGAACTCTGAGCCGAGTTGCGCATCTGCCCGTCTCGGGGCTTCCGCGgtgccgcgcgcgcgcatcTTCAGAGGGCCTTCGGGCCCGCagctcgcctcgtcgcccctCCTCGCAGCCGCAGACTCCGTCTTTCCCCGCCTGTCGCTCCCGCCGGCGCCGACGCCCGTGGTGTCGCCGCTGCTGGCCCCGAGCGCGGGGCCGGGGGCGagccgccgaggcgagaaggcgggcgcTGCGGCTCGCGGACGGGGGTTGGGCTCGGAGGCAGGCCtgttttcgtcgcctctcgcgtttccgcgcgcctcccgccgGGGGAAAGGCCTGTTGAGCGGTCGGGGGTTGgacggaggcagacgcaggcgacagagCGCCGCGCCGTTCTCTGGAATCGACGTTTTCCTCGAAACCAGCGAGGGGTTTCCATCCTGTGCCGCCGACGCGGAAGGTCAGAGACCGGCGGGGTGGGGGAGCGCGCGCCGCGAACGCGAACGGcacaggcgaggcaggcctgTCCACTTTTTCGccagcagcagcgagagtGAAAtcgcagacggagacgaagggcgCGAGCCGCACGCGCCCTGCCAAAGGGGAGaccagcggagagaggatcTGCGCGACTCCAagttcttctccttcctcaaGTGGCCGTTCTTCCGGCGAAAAGGCGACTCCGCGCGAAGGACCGAGGGCGACTTGGCGGCGCGCAGTGACCGGGGCCTGCCGTCCCTAAGCGGGCCGCGTCGGGGCAGCTCGGGGCGcgtggcgaggcgaggggacGGGCGAGATCAAGAGACACTTTCTGTGGGGCGCAGACGAGCTGCGCGGCGAGACATGCGAGGCGACCTCGCGGGCGACGCCGCGGGGCGAGCCCCGTCGGCTGTTGCGGCGTTTGAGTCGGgcgcggagcgagagagcgacgggagagaagaaaggagaaaagagcagagacgacgagacgAGCAACAGCTGCGGACGGTCGTGGAGGCTCTCATGTTTCCAGGCGTCGCCGAGTCTCTTATGCGACAGCAGCAGGAACGAGGGGACACCTGTCGACCGCTGCGAACCAGATCCCGCGGgcttgtctctgtttcgcgagggccgcgccgctgctcctgtggcggcgacggagaaggcgagaaggagagacagaagcaaagaaaggCATCTCGGCGGGGAAGGACGCAGAGCGCCACGAAGGATCGAAGAGCCAGGATACGCTCGGTGTCTCTCAGACGAAGACCCGAGACCCGGGACAGAAATAAGGAAGGAAGTTGTCCGCCCACGGAGACCGGCAGGCGCGAGCAGAACGCGGAGCGCGAAACAACCGCAGGTGGGCGACGCAAGGTTGAGGGAGAAActtctggagaagagaaggcttCGTCGtgctcgttcttctcgtcaACTCCCGCGCCGAGTCCGCTCCCGCCAGCGGGCACGGCGTCTCCCCTGCAGTTCGCTTCGCCCCGCGCGTTCgatgcttcctctctctcactgcGCGCCCTAGGTGCGAAACCAACGAAAGAACGTGCAGGgaggacagaggaaggaaaacaggcAGAACGGACacagcaaagagaagaccgcagagaagacggagaagagagagaaaacaacgtagaagagagagaagaagagagagaagacaacttggaagagagagaagacaacttagaggagagagcagagagtTTGATGGCTTCCCGCCGGATGTCGTCTTCATCTCTGCCTGTGGATTATTTGCCAGGGTCGGAGGCCCTCGTGTGTTTTGTCCAGCAAGAGTTGCAAAAACACCAGGCGTATCACCATGTGTTCTCTCCGGGAGAGTATTTTCCGATCAAGGAGCGGAGCGACTTGCCGCCGCTGTCCCGCGTCGACTGTTTCCCGTCCGTTTTCCAGCTGGCGGAGCAGGAGCGGGGCGAGCAGGCCTCGTCCCTCGCTCCGCGACTCCCCTCCGACGAGGAGAGCGGTTTTGGGGACACCTTCTTCGATCTCCTGGCCTCACAGCTGCCgaaggccgaagaagaagaagccgcagTCGTCGCCACTGCGTCTGCGCTCCTCAATCTCCCAGCGACTTTCGACTCCGGCCAGCCGCAGTCGCCGCGCAGAACGCTCGAGTCGCCCCCCTGCAGCGTCTCAGCCGCCAGCctcgaggcgacggagacagagagacagagacgggggGCAAGCGCGGACCGCTCGCGGCTGAAGGCgcgcacagagagggagacccCGGGCGACGAGGGGCGTCCGGGGACAGAATCCCGGGGCGCGTCTGAAGAGCGGAGCCGCCGCGGAGATTTCGCGCTgcgaggagacgcgtgcgGGCGATGCGGGGATTCGCGAGGCTACGCCGGACCAATGCGGAGTGGGGAGCGGGTGAAGACCTCCGCGATTGATGCCAGTGAGGAAGCAGCTGTCGGCAGATCGGCACCGGATGCGCCCGCGGGCgacaaagcagagaaaactgCGCGCAGCGAACTGGCGACTGAGAAGAGAGGCCGCGTCCCGGGTGGGGCGTTGCGGCCCGCGAAGAAGCTGGAAAAGAACGAGCTTTCGACAGAAGTTTCCTGGGAACTGCGAGAGGTCGAGGAAGCCGCTCAGCAGTTGGAGGGCCGAGAACGTCGCGCTGGAGCACTCGAAACGGGAGGTGCGGCATCGGATGGACGGGCAAGCGGAtcgcggagagaagcgaagagagacgctgcaaCTGTCTCCGGGGACACGACCGAAGACGACCAGCCGAAAGGCACTGGTTCTcgaggggacggagagatGTCTCGAACGCCGCGTGacgcgcacacacacgcctcgctctccgcctcgaggcCACCGGTGAATGTGTGGGAAGGCTTGACGCTGCAGCTTCGAGTGTTTCAGAGCCCCCAACCGCGCCCGTCTTTCTACAACCGCTGGAGACTGGGACGAACTAGCGTCGAGGCAGCCCCGCCCTGTGGGGCGCGTGCACCTTCCTCCGGCAGATTCGCGTTTCGCTGTGCTCCGCCCCCTCCGGGCCCTCTGAGcgctgcggtgtctctgctgtctccttcgcgggcTTCAgtccctcgctctctcgccccagacgaggaggctggcgcgtcttcgcgcgaggcgacaggtcacgccttcttcttccacatGTCGCTCTACGAATACGTCGTCCGGCAAACAGTCGTGCTGTGCAGGGCGAGTCCGCAAGACAAAGGCGAatttgtctctgctctccaaGAACTCCCGTCCGAGCCGGTCGTCGCCATGTGTGGCGACGGCACGAACGACGCTGTGGCCATCAAGCAGGCAGACGTGGGG CTCTCGATCGTTTCCCCCCTGATCCTGGAAGATGCCCCAGTCTCCAGCCACGCGCCGAGTTGGAGTTCTTCTGAGGCAGCGACCGGCCTcgagcgcaggcgccgcgtccgggcggagacacccgaccccttcttctctggcgccgcctcccccgagggcggcgacgctgTTGCGTCACGACCcagcggcgcgtcgctcgcgtcttccttctccgccgtGTCGCTCTGGGCTGCAGTGCAACTGCTCCGAGAGGGAAGATGCATGATCATGAACAGTTTTAGCACCTTCAAGTTCATTGCCTGCTACTCCGTGCTGCAACTCacctccgtccttctcctctACGCTCAAGCCGGAAACCTCACCGATTCACAA TACATGTGGATTGATTTGATCACAATTCTCCCTCTGTCCGTCGCTGTCGCCCGAACGAATGCGGCGGATGTTCTCTCTCACCTCACTCCTCCTCGCAGCCTCGTCTCGGCTCCcgtgctcgtctctctcctgggtCAG ATCCTTCtccacgtcttcttccaGATTTTCGCTCTCATGCACCTGCGGCGCCAGCCTTTCTACGTCCCTTTCGTCCCTCCGAAGACAG TTGACGGAGGAAACAGTTTGTCTGGGATGGAGAATaccgtcgtcttcctcatctcCTCCATGCAGTATGTTTTCTGCTGTGCTTCCTTCACGTCCTCCGGCTTCCCGTGGCGGAAAG CGATTTGGACAAACCGCCTGTGTTTCTTCGGTATGGGCATGCTTTTGCTTCTGCCgattcttcttctgctctttaCGCCCGCGGATTTCcctccgccgtcttcgcaGTGTTTCGCGCTCCTGGCGTCCTGGCTGAATCTGCGCGTGGCTTCGATCCCGCGGTTCTACCGGCTCCAGTTGTTACAGCTCGCTTCATGCAACGGagcgctctcgctcctctttgAGACGATCGTCGTGCAAAAGCTCCTCGAACGGCACGTCGAGGAATCGACGCTCAAAAGCTCGAGGATCAGCAGTGCCCACATTCCAGCAGACCAACGAAGATACACAGTCACCGTTGTGTATCCGTAG